The following proteins come from a genomic window of Larimichthys crocea isolate SSNF chromosome III, L_crocea_2.0, whole genome shotgun sequence:
- the slc1a3a gene encoding solute carrier family 1 member 3a: MTQSSRVDPQRTQSGLHRIRAGIQSRSLLAKKRVENISKDDVKGFFIRNAFVLFTVAAVIIGIILGFALRPYKMSYRDVKFFSFPGELLMRMLQMLVLPLLVSSLVTGMAALDGRASGKMGMRAVIYYTTTTVIAVIIGIIMVLIIHPGKGSKDEFSKQEKVEQVSPADAFLDLIRNMFPPNLVEACTKQFKTQYAKKVVHVTITVNETILTLNDSQEMTREEMIPVPGQVNGINALGLVVFSICFGLIIGSMREQGQPLKDFFDCLNEAIMRLVAIIMWYAPIGILFLIAGKIVEMDDITAMGGQLGMYTITVICGLLVHAIIVLPSLYFAVTRKNPFVFIAGILQALITALGTSSSSATLPITFKCLEENNKVDKRVTRFVLPVGATINMDGTALYEALAAIFIAQVNDYDLNFGQILTISITATAASIGAAGIPQAGLVTMVIVLTSVGLPTDDITLIIAVDWFLDRLRTTTNVLGDSIGAGIVEHLSRHELQKKDPEVGNSVVEEADKKPYQLICQENEYENERPPDSETKM, from the exons ATGACTCAGAGCAGCAGGGTGGACCCTCAGAGGACCCAGAGTGGTCTCCACCGGATCCGAGCAGGGATCCAGTCCCGGTCGCTGCTGGCCAAGAAGAGAGTGGAGAACATCTCAAAGGATGACGTGAAAGGATTCTTCATAAGAAATGCCTTTGTGCTCTTCACGGTCGCTGCTGTTATTATTG GCATAATCCTGGGATTTGCCCTGCGGCCTTATAAAATGTCCTACCGTGATGTGAAGTTCTTCTCTTTCCCTGGAGAACTGCTGATGAGAATGCTTCAGATGCTTGTGCTGCCTCTGCTGGTTTCCAGTCTCGTCACAG GTATGGCTGCTTTGGATGGCCGTGCTTCCGGTAAAATGGGTATGAGGGCAGTGATCTATTACACCACCACTACTGTCATTGCCGTGATCATCGGTATCATCATGGTGCTCATCATTCACCCTGGAAAAGGATCAAAGGATGAGTTCTCCAAGCAAGAAAAGGTGGAGCAGGTCAGCCCTGCTGATGCCTTCCTAGACCTTATCAG AAATATGTTTCCTCCTAACCTTGTGGAGGCTTGCACCAAACAG ttcaAGACGCAGTATGCCAAGAAAGTAGTCCACGTGACGATTACAGTGAATGAGACGATACTGACACTCAATGATAGCCAGGAGATGACCAGGGAGGAGATGATTCCAGTGCCAGGGCAGGTAAATGGTATCAATGCTCTCGGCCTGGTGGTGTTCTCCATATGCTTCGGTCTGATCATTGGGAGCATGAGGGAACAGGGACAACCTCTGAAGGACTTCTTTGACTGTCTCAATGAAGCCATCATGAGGCTGGTCGCCATAATCATGTG GTACGCCCCTATTGGTATCCTGTTCCTCATCGCTGGTAAGATTGTGGAGATGGACGACATCACAGCCATGGGTGGTCAACTGGGAATGTACACAATTACAGTCATCTGTGGCCTGCTTGTCCACGCTATCATTGTCCTGCCATCGCTCTACTTCGCCGTCACCAGGAAGAATCCCTTCGTTTTCATTGCTGGGATCTTGCAGGCACTTATCACTGCTCTGGGAACATCCTCTAG TTCTGCCACATTGCCCATCACTTTTAAATGCctggaggaaaacaacaagGTGGACAAGCGAGTGACCCGTTTTGTGCTCCCTGTTGGCGCCACCATAAACATGGATGGCACAGCTCTATATGAAGCCCTGGCAGCCATCTTTATCGCTCAAGTCAATGATTATGACCTCAACTTTGGACAAATTCTCACCATCAG cATCACTGCCACAGCAGCAAGTATCGGAGCAGCTGGAATCCCTCAGGCAGGACTGGTCACCATGGTGATAGTTTTAACGTCCGTAGGCCTGCCCACAGATGACATCACCCTCATCATTGCAGTTGATTGGTTCCT GGATCGATTGCGCACCACCACTAATGTCCTTGGAGACTCCATTGGTGCAGGCATAGTGGAACATCTGTCTCGCCACGAGTTGCAGAAAAAGGACCCAGAGGTTGGCAACTctgtggtggaggaggcagacaAGAAGCCTTACCAGCTCATCTGCCAGGAGAATGAATATGAGAACGAGAGGCCTCCTGACAGCGAGACCAAGATGTAG